The following is a genomic window from Nitrospirota bacterium.
GGATCCCACTCTATTACACGCCCCTTTACTGGCTCAGAGACAATGATATTGCCATTTTCAAGCAGGACAGCCGTATGTGGACAGCTTGGAGATTGCGATTTCGCACCTTGTTTCCGTAGTTCAGTGGCACCCGTTTTCCATTTCGTCAAACCTTTTTCATCGACAGCAATCAAGAGGTTCCAGTTGCGCATACTTATCAATGTAAGCCCATCATTAAGCCGCTGGACTGAGTTTACATGTACCCAGTCATTGGCGTCTTTGCTTCGAATATCCTTATATTTGCTATTGGCATACTCGGTTTTTGCATACCATTTCCAGACTATCTCTCCCTTAGGATTCACTTCAAATACTTGAGGGTCTTTATATGGAAATTCTGAAGCTTTTTCCGAACTCGCGCTTGCAATCAATGTATTGCCGTTTTGGAGCCTGTCAATATCGTGATCAACCAGTTTATTCTTGTATGACCAGACTACCTTATGGTAACGGTTGATTTCGTAAATACCGTCATGGGCGCTAAGAACGAGTACATTATCGTTAGGCAACAATTCTACATCGCCTAAAAGCTTGGCATTCGGAAGCGAATGTTGCCATACAACTTTACCTTCAAGATTAGCTTCGACTATGCATT
Proteins encoded in this region:
- a CDS encoding aryl-sulfate sulfotransferase: MCLFILGYLLVAVITLYAQPQRVARMDKNGDDKISKHEFEGLNKMFTAMNTDGDRYVSKEESQNFRKTRKSKNINIENNEKQTYPDLIIKKYDKKRAWPGNIVFADSNRKCIVEANLEGKVVWQHSLPNAKLLGDVELLPNDNVLVLSAHDGIYEINRYHKVVWSYKNKLVDHDIDRLQNGNTLIASASSEKASEFPYKDPQVFEVNPKGEIVWKWYAKTEYANSKYKDIRSKDANDWVHVNSVQRLNDGLTLISMRNWNLLIAVDEKGLTKWKTGATELRKQGAKSQSPSCPHTAVLLENGNIIVSEPVKGRVIEWDPKQEKVVWSYALF